In one window of Mustelus asterias unplaced genomic scaffold, sMusAst1.hap1.1 HAP1_SCAFFOLD_42, whole genome shotgun sequence DNA:
- the LOC144482787 gene encoding uncharacterized protein LOC144482787, whose translation MEKPWKCGDCGKGCKTPSELQIHRRIHTGEKPYTCSVCGQRFTRLYHLQRHRLVHTGERAFICFECGNGFAHLPDLQRHQRVHTGERPFTCLVCGKGFMQLSNLSKHKVTHSNEKPFKCSDCGSGFKSSRELTIHQRIHTGERPFSCSHCTKTFRTSSHLREHQRIHTRERPFTCSVCGKGFTHSSSLLSHNLTHTQERPFKCSDCGSGFKSSRDLVIHQRSHTEERPFSCSHCTKRFRTSSSLREHQRVHTGERPFTCCLCGKGFTQSSSLRRHQRVHE comes from the coding sequence atggagaaaccgtggaaatgtggggactgtgggaagggttgcaaaaccccctctgagctgcaaattcatcgacgtattcacaccggagagaagccgtacacctgttctgtgtgtgggcagagattcactcggttatatcatctgcagcgacatcggctggttcacactggagaaagagcattcatctgctttgagtgtgggaacggattcgctcatttacccgatctgcagagacaccagcgcgttcacactggagagagaccattcacctgcttggtgtgtgggaaaggatttatgcagttatccaatctgtcgaaacacaaagtcactcacagcaatgagaaaccctttaaatgctctgactgtggaagtggtttcaaaagctctcgggaactgacgatccaccagcggattcacactggggagagaccgttcagctgctctcactgtacaaagacatttagaacatcatcccacctgcgggagcaccagcgaattcacaccagggagagaccgttcacctgctctgtgtgtgggaagggattcactcattcatccagcctgctgagtcacaatctcactcacacccaggagagaccctttaaatgctctgactgtggcagtggtttcaaaagttctcgggatctGGTTATCCaccagcgcagtcacactgaggagagaccattcagctgctctcactgcacaaagagatttagaacatcatccagcctgcgggagcaccagcgagttcacactggggagagaccgttcacctgctgtttgtgtgggaagggattcactcagtcatccagcctgcggagacaccagcgagttcacgaatga